In Maridesulfovibrio sp., a single genomic region encodes these proteins:
- a CDS encoding tRNA 2-thiocytidine biosynthesis TtcA family protein — protein MAKWGKLSFAQKKCVSTTGMLMQKTEMVQSGSRVGIAVSGGVDSFVLIRTMLIRQAIMPFDIELMVLHVNPGFEPESHLPLADWCRQNGVASHIELTDYGPRAHGPENRKKSACFYCSRLRRKRLFELCAQYSLSHLALGHTADDLVTTFHMNMIQNGRIDGLSACEPFFGGELQVIRPALMLEKKYIKAAARQWELPVWANRCPSNSNTKRSEINDWLEEEWKKFPGARNNTFNALKRWQLDLNTKTT, from the coding sequence ATGGCAAAATGGGGTAAGCTCAGTTTCGCCCAGAAAAAATGCGTTTCCACCACCGGCATGCTCATGCAGAAAACGGAAATGGTCCAAAGCGGTTCGCGAGTAGGAATTGCAGTATCAGGCGGAGTGGACAGTTTTGTCCTGATAAGAACCATGCTCATAAGGCAGGCCATCATGCCTTTCGACATTGAACTGATGGTCCTGCACGTAAACCCCGGATTCGAACCTGAAAGCCACCTGCCGCTGGCGGACTGGTGCAGGCAGAACGGAGTGGCATCCCATATTGAACTGACCGATTACGGACCGCGTGCCCACGGACCGGAAAACCGCAAAAAGTCGGCCTGCTTTTACTGCAGCAGACTGCGGCGCAAAAGGCTTTTCGAACTTTGCGCCCAGTATTCTCTTTCGCACCTTGCTCTGGGGCACACTGCAGATGATCTGGTTACTACATTTCATATGAACATGATTCAGAACGGCAGAATAGACGGCCTTTCGGCCTGCGAGCCTTTCTTCGGAGGAGAACTCCAGGTAATCCGCCCCGCTCTGATGCTGGAAAAAAAATACATCAAAGCAGCGGCAAGACAGTGGGAGCTTCCTGTATGGGCCAACAGATGCCCATCCAACAGCAACACGAAACGCAGCGAAATAAACGACTGGCTTGAGGAGGAATGGAAAAAATTCCCCGGTGCAAGAAACAATACTTTCAATGCATTGAAACGCTGGCAACTTGACTTAAATACAAAAACGACATAA
- a CDS encoding M23 family metallopeptidase: protein MLLKKYHVVIFKNPCDNARKFQLRGWIFFFIFALVAGLVGGNVFLWKYYENYSSLETNLARAEKAVQEQKAQLLSLSQKMQNISQDLDRVRNFDSKLRVMINLDQGNVQSVAPKGGSTGADFSKDYLPLYRQELLVRKMHDFLTQLSTEAKLEEVRQQEIIHSMRSKQDALDATPSIWPAEGWVTSPFGWRSSPFTGKREYHKGIDISCPLGTPIYAPAQGTVSFVGTQGGYGKMVKISHGANISTRYAHMKQQMVKTGQEVTRGELIGYAGNTGRSTGPHVHYEVRLGNVPVNPMRYILN from the coding sequence ATGCTGCTAAAAAAATATCATGTAGTCATCTTCAAAAACCCCTGCGATAACGCCCGTAAATTTCAACTCCGCGGATGGATATTTTTCTTCATCTTCGCGTTGGTGGCAGGCCTTGTAGGCGGGAACGTATTCCTCTGGAAATACTACGAAAATTATTCCAGTCTTGAAACAAACCTGGCAAGAGCGGAAAAAGCGGTACAGGAGCAGAAAGCACAGCTGCTGTCCCTTTCCCAGAAAATGCAGAATATTTCGCAGGATCTCGACCGGGTAAGAAACTTCGATTCCAAGCTGCGGGTCATGATCAATCTGGATCAGGGCAATGTCCAGAGTGTAGCCCCCAAAGGCGGTTCCACAGGAGCGGATTTCTCAAAAGACTATCTGCCCCTCTACAGACAGGAACTGCTTGTCCGCAAAATGCATGATTTCCTTACTCAGCTGAGTACCGAAGCAAAACTTGAAGAAGTCAGGCAGCAGGAAATCATACACTCGATGCGCTCCAAACAGGATGCGCTGGACGCCACCCCCTCAATCTGGCCGGCTGAAGGCTGGGTAACCTCTCCGTTCGGCTGGAGAAGCTCTCCGTTTACAGGGAAACGCGAATACCACAAGGGTATAGATATTTCGTGTCCGTTGGGAACACCTATTTACGCCCCCGCACAAGGGACAGTTTCTTTTGTCGGAACTCAGGGCGGCTACGGCAAAATGGTTAAAATCAGCCATGGAGCCAACATATCCACCCGCTACGCACATATGAAACAGCAGATGGTCAAGACCGGACAGGAAGTAACCCGCGGTGAACTTATCGGCTATGCGGGTAATACCGGCCGCTCGACCGGTCCTCACGTGCACTACGAAGTCAGACTGGGCAATGTACCGGTCAACCCCATGCGCTACATACTTAACTGA
- the fliR gene encoding flagellar biosynthetic protein FliR: MNLFNFNPGDLMSFYLTLFRVSIVLFLLPFFGGQSIPTMVKAALTIVVTVAIWPYVHVDGALMPSSPWNIAIMILGEMVLGLVLGISVNVMFSAIQTGGNFIGVQMGFSMVNVLDPLTGTNEAVTAHFLYMTALLVFLSLNGHLYLLSAMVESFKYIPPGQLFISSKLTAQIMTISKDLFVLAVKVASPIIASIFVVDLSLALISKMAPQMNVLMLGFPLKIMVGFFFLSLVFTVLALYVGDYVVGLPSLLLNILKAGSPPDLMLGN, encoded by the coding sequence ATGAATCTATTTAATTTCAATCCCGGTGACCTGATGAGCTTCTACCTCACCCTTTTTCGGGTGAGCATCGTGCTTTTCCTGCTCCCTTTTTTCGGCGGACAATCCATCCCCACAATGGTAAAAGCTGCCTTAACCATTGTGGTAACCGTTGCCATATGGCCCTATGTACATGTTGACGGAGCACTCATGCCTTCGAGTCCGTGGAATATTGCCATAATGATTCTTGGCGAGATGGTACTGGGACTGGTACTGGGAATATCTGTCAATGTCATGTTTTCGGCGATCCAGACCGGCGGCAACTTTATAGGTGTGCAGATGGGTTTTTCCATGGTCAACGTGCTTGACCCGCTGACCGGGACAAACGAAGCCGTTACCGCCCACTTTTTATACATGACAGCCCTGCTGGTGTTCCTTTCCCTTAACGGGCACCTCTACCTTCTCTCAGCCATGGTGGAGAGCTTCAAATATATACCTCCGGGACAACTTTTCATCTCGTCTAAGCTCACTGCCCAGATCATGACCATTTCAAAAGACCTGTTTGTGCTGGCTGTAAAGGTGGCCTCGCCAATAATCGCCTCCATATTCGTTGTTGACCTGTCGCTGGCGCTCATCAGCAAAATGGCACCGCAGATGAACGTGCTCATGCTTGGTTTTCCGCTCAAGATCATGGTCGGATTCTTTTTCCTTAGCCTGGTGTTCACCGTCCTTGCGCTATACGTCGGCGACTACGTGGTGGGGCTTCCATCGCTGCTGCTCAACATCCTCAAAGCCGGTTCACCGCCGGACCTGATGCTCGGAAACTAG
- the flhB gene encoding flagellar biosynthesis protein FlhB: protein MSKDPSKTEKATPKRIKKARKDGSVAKGEEMGKIMTLIAGVFGLRALVDMYYNQFYEIFRWFLTKGIFTELDKNSVYTLFIWCSQKLAILLLPLFLFIAFIAFLVLRLQVGKLWTTKVFEPKFSKMFNLMAGVKRLLFDIKTLIRMGKSILMAVIVAIAPYIVIKQELPNIIPLFYSDAHQLAIFILRVGYKMITYAMIPMIVLAIADLWYQRWNYQEEMKMTKDEIKDERKQAEGDPQIKAQQKQKMMAVLQQRMMADVPKADVIITNPTHYAIALRYDAMQAPAPQVLAKGMNKVAERIKEVARENNIPIRENKPLAQALYKQVEIGDIIPEELYQAVAAILAKLNKFSRKKR from the coding sequence ATGTCGAAAGACCCCAGTAAAACCGAGAAGGCGACCCCCAAGCGAATAAAAAAAGCCAGAAAAGACGGGAGTGTCGCCAAGGGAGAGGAAATGGGCAAGATAATGACCCTTATCGCCGGAGTATTCGGCTTAAGGGCTCTTGTCGACATGTACTATAATCAGTTTTATGAAATATTCAGGTGGTTCCTGACCAAGGGAATCTTTACGGAACTGGACAAAAACTCCGTATACACACTTTTTATATGGTGCTCCCAAAAACTTGCCATACTCCTGCTTCCCCTTTTTCTCTTCATAGCTTTTATCGCTTTCCTGGTGTTGCGACTGCAGGTGGGCAAGCTGTGGACCACAAAAGTATTCGAACCGAAATTTTCCAAAATGTTCAACCTGATGGCCGGCGTCAAAAGGTTGCTGTTCGACATAAAGACCCTTATTAGAATGGGCAAAAGTATCCTTATGGCCGTGATTGTGGCAATTGCTCCTTACATTGTCATCAAGCAGGAACTCCCCAATATAATCCCTCTTTTTTACTCCGATGCCCACCAACTGGCCATATTCATACTGCGTGTCGGCTATAAAATGATCACCTACGCCATGATTCCCATGATCGTTCTGGCAATAGCAGACCTCTGGTACCAGCGCTGGAACTATCAGGAAGAAATGAAAATGACCAAGGACGAGATCAAGGACGAACGCAAACAGGCGGAAGGCGACCCGCAGATCAAAGCCCAGCAGAAACAGAAAATGATGGCTGTTCTCCAGCAGCGCATGATGGCGGATGTTCCCAAGGCGGACGTGATCATAACCAACCCCACCCACTATGCCATAGCCCTGCGCTACGACGCCATGCAGGCCCCTGCTCCGCAGGTTCTGGCCAAAGGCATGAACAAGGTTGCGGAACGCATCAAGGAAGTGGCACGCGAAAACAATATCCCCATCCGCGAAAACAAGCCGTTGGCACAGGCCTTGTATAAACAGGTTGAGATCGGTGACATAATCCCGGAAGAACTGTACCAGGCTGTAGCTGCCATTCTTGCGAAACTGAACAAATTCTCACGCAAAAAAAGATAG
- the flhA gene encoding flagellar biosynthesis protein FlhA, whose protein sequence is MAGANSKTINVNYERFAKQGDILLAAGVVVILFVMLIPLPTLFIDFMLSVSISLGLVILVTSMFMQSPLEFSIFPSLLLVTTLLRLALNVATTRAILLHGDEGTSAAGSVIQSFGEFVVGGNYLVGIVIFMILFILNKTVIVAGTTRIAEVAARFTLDAMPGKQMAIEADLNAGLIDEDEAKDQRTNLRREADFYGAMDGAGKFVQGDVSAGMIITGINIIGGILIGMLQKGMAWQDAAETYTLLTIGDGLVSTIPSLIISTSAGIIVSRAAAEAKMGEEFIGQLTFHSRALKLVSIILLIFGIVPGMPTIPFLCLSGLVFGVSRIGRDTAAEQQKQEEKALKAKEEAPSLDSPEEVQALLPLDQLELEVGYGLIPLVDEEQSGNLLSRIRSIRRQFALDMGVIIPSLHLRDNLQLKPGEYRVLVKGNVMASAEILIDHQLAMDPGDAKHRIKGIETVEPAFNLPAVWIPDSQKEEAMLAGYTVVDPSTVIATHLTEVFRRNLGEFLGRQETQELLDNLSKRAPKAVEDLVPNILSLGTVQKVLQNLVRENVSIRDLLTIVEALADYGPSIHDPVQLTEYVRSHMSRTIIKPYLASDGSLPILTFGPNADNQLTEALRASEGGSFLALNPGTAQQIIQSINAAAENVLNTDGQPVILCAPQLRSHLAQLLVRFLPTVPVISQAEIPASVRIMSAGTVEI, encoded by the coding sequence ATGGCCGGAGCCAATTCCAAGACCATCAATGTAAATTACGAGAGATTTGCCAAGCAGGGAGACATTCTTCTTGCGGCCGGCGTTGTAGTAATTCTCTTCGTCATGCTGATCCCGCTGCCTACACTGTTCATAGACTTCATGCTCAGTGTCAGTATTTCACTGGGACTGGTGATTCTGGTCACATCCATGTTCATGCAGTCTCCCCTTGAATTTTCCATATTTCCATCACTGCTGCTGGTAACCACCCTGCTGCGCCTGGCCCTTAACGTGGCAACTACACGTGCCATCCTCCTGCACGGGGATGAAGGTACATCCGCAGCCGGTTCGGTTATCCAGAGCTTCGGTGAATTCGTTGTCGGCGGTAACTACCTCGTCGGTATCGTAATCTTCATGATCCTGTTCATTCTGAACAAAACGGTTATCGTTGCCGGTACAACACGTATTGCAGAAGTCGCAGCACGATTCACTCTTGACGCCATGCCCGGTAAGCAGATGGCGATTGAAGCCGACCTGAACGCCGGACTCATCGATGAAGATGAAGCCAAGGACCAGCGCACCAACCTGCGTCGTGAAGCAGACTTCTACGGAGCCATGGACGGTGCCGGCAAGTTCGTTCAGGGGGACGTAAGCGCCGGCATGATCATTACCGGCATCAACATTATCGGCGGAATCCTGATCGGTATGCTCCAGAAAGGCATGGCCTGGCAGGACGCAGCCGAAACCTACACCCTGCTGACCATCGGTGACGGTCTTGTTTCGACCATCCCTTCACTGATCATTTCAACGTCCGCCGGTATCATAGTTTCCAGAGCAGCTGCCGAAGCCAAGATGGGTGAAGAATTCATCGGACAGCTGACCTTCCATTCCAGAGCACTCAAACTCGTATCAATCATTCTTCTCATCTTCGGGATTGTTCCGGGCATGCCCACCATCCCGTTCCTCTGCCTCTCCGGGCTGGTATTCGGAGTCTCCCGCATAGGACGCGATACTGCTGCCGAACAGCAGAAGCAGGAAGAAAAGGCCCTGAAAGCCAAGGAAGAAGCTCCGTCTCTGGACAGCCCCGAAGAAGTTCAGGCCCTGCTGCCTCTGGATCAGCTGGAACTCGAAGTCGGCTACGGACTCATTCCGCTGGTGGACGAGGAACAGAGCGGCAACCTGCTCTCACGGATACGCTCCATCAGGCGTCAGTTCGCACTGGATATGGGTGTCATTATTCCGTCACTGCATCTGCGCGACAACCTGCAACTCAAGCCCGGCGAATACCGTGTACTGGTAAAAGGAAACGTGATGGCTTCTGCGGAAATCCTCATCGACCACCAGCTCGCCATGGATCCGGGAGATGCAAAACACCGCATCAAGGGTATCGAAACAGTCGAACCGGCTTTCAACCTTCCGGCCGTATGGATTCCGGACAGCCAGAAGGAAGAAGCCATGCTCGCGGGCTACACGGTCGTCGACCCCTCGACCGTTATCGCCACGCACCTGACCGAAGTATTTCGCCGCAATCTTGGAGAATTCCTCGGAAGACAGGAAACACAGGAACTGCTGGACAACCTTTCCAAGCGTGCTCCCAAGGCTGTTGAGGATCTGGTACCCAACATCCTTTCACTGGGAACGGTTCAGAAGGTACTGCAGAACCTCGTACGCGAGAACGTATCCATACGCGACCTGCTGACCATCGTTGAAGCACTGGCCGACTACGGCCCGTCCATCCACGATCCGGTTCAGCTGACCGAGTACGTACGCTCACACATGAGCAGGACCATCATCAAGCCCTACCTGGCAAGTGACGGCAGCCTGCCCATACTGACCTTCGGCCCGAATGCTGACAACCAGCTCACCGAGGCCCTCAGAGCATCGGAAGGCGGATCATTCCTGGCCCTCAACCCCGGAACGGCTCAGCAGATAATTCAGAGCATAAACGCTGCGGCCGAGAATGTACTGAATACTGACGGTCAACCGGTCATACTCTGCGCTCCCCAGCTGCGAAGCCACCTGGCACAACTGTTGGTACGCTTCTTGCCTACCGTACCAGTAATATCGCAGGCCGAGATTCCAGCAAGCGTAAGAATCATGTCTGCGGGAACAGTGGAGATCTAA
- a CDS encoding flagellar biosynthesis protein FlhF — translation MRVKTFRGKSTAAVFAEIKAEFGDDAVILSNKTTEENGRRIHEIMVGVDKPESEVKTGDTRDEVIDAAMDSIPDWNREWNQIKGHMMALLKPQMNMNLLAPRQRLALEYLEREGVDNKVILDLFQQLRGNKSKAILPELEKIAPVRPLDGNLWKEKFHALAGPHGAGKTSTIIRLALKEKRENPTARICLASADQGQGKGRLVLRHYADLSGLDFRELGTREDFARLIGESRNFDRVFIDLPGLAANAELDGWLSACGINGPCDLAVHLVLNPYYSQAQYCAFLKKYKSAKLKSLIWTKLDEACNYGALVNTAYESGLPVSLLSYGSTLRNSMKPACEKDFWRLVFKHQLPCSDQEVLARAV, via the coding sequence ATGCGGGTAAAAACATTCAGGGGAAAGAGCACGGCGGCAGTCTTCGCCGAGATCAAGGCCGAATTCGGTGACGATGCCGTAATCCTCAGTAACAAGACCACCGAGGAAAACGGACGCAGAATCCATGAAATCATGGTCGGCGTGGACAAACCGGAATCCGAGGTCAAAACCGGGGATACCCGAGACGAAGTCATTGATGCCGCCATGGACAGTATCCCCGACTGGAACCGGGAGTGGAATCAGATCAAGGGACACATGATGGCCCTGCTGAAACCGCAAATGAACATGAATCTCCTCGCTCCCCGCCAGCGTCTTGCACTTGAATACCTTGAAAGGGAAGGAGTGGACAACAAGGTGATACTGGACCTGTTCCAGCAACTGCGCGGGAACAAATCCAAAGCCATTCTTCCCGAACTTGAAAAGATCGCCCCGGTCCGCCCTCTGGACGGCAATTTGTGGAAAGAGAAATTTCACGCCCTGGCAGGACCGCACGGAGCCGGAAAGACTTCAACTATAATCCGCCTTGCCCTCAAGGAAAAAAGGGAGAACCCGACAGCCCGCATCTGTCTTGCCTCCGCCGATCAGGGGCAGGGAAAGGGACGACTGGTACTGCGTCATTATGCCGACCTTTCCGGACTGGATTTCAGGGAACTGGGCACCAGAGAGGATTTTGCAAGGCTGATCGGCGAAAGCCGGAATTTTGACAGGGTGTTTATAGACCTCCCCGGACTTGCCGCGAACGCAGAACTGGATGGCTGGCTCTCGGCATGCGGGATAAACGGACCCTGCGATCTGGCGGTGCACCTGGTCCTCAATCCCTACTATTCACAGGCGCAATACTGTGCGTTTCTTAAAAAATACAAATCGGCAAAGCTGAAAAGCCTTATATGGACCAAGCTGGACGAGGCCTGCAATTACGGAGCACTGGTCAACACCGCATATGAAAGCGGTCTTCCGGTTTCACTGCTTTCCTACGGGTCCACCCTTAGAAACAGCATGAAACCGGCCTGCGAAAAAGATTTCTGGAGGCTTGTTTTCAAACATCAGCTTCCCTGCTCCGATCAGGAAGTTCTGGCCAGGGCGGTATGA
- a CDS encoding MinD/ParA family protein — translation MNSNLPMVFSVTSGKGGVGKTNISVNLACNLSRMGKKVVLLDADLGLANVDVLLGIAPKHNLFHLFHEGTGIREVLYRTEYGFDILPASSGVSDMVSLDTGQKLELLEAMDHLDEEIDYLIVDTGAGINDNVLYFNLAVQERLLVLTPEPTSLTDAYALIKVMKLHHGVDRFKVMVNMAPDMKSAKEVFKKLYMACDHFLSGVSLDLVGVIPRDPNMRKAVIKQTPLCTIAPSSPACIQIAEAAKKITKWKATSELDGNIKFFWKKLLFQEQSVA, via the coding sequence ATGAATTCCAATCTTCCCATGGTATTTTCAGTAACCTCCGGCAAGGGGGGCGTAGGCAAGACCAACATATCCGTTAACCTGGCCTGCAATCTCAGCCGCATGGGCAAAAAAGTAGTGCTGCTGGACGCGGACCTGGGACTGGCCAACGTAGATGTTCTTCTGGGCATAGCCCCGAAGCACAACCTGTTTCATCTGTTCCACGAAGGGACCGGAATCAGGGAAGTGCTGTACAGGACAGAATACGGATTCGATATTCTTCCCGCTTCGTCCGGAGTGAGTGACATGGTTTCACTGGATACAGGTCAGAAGCTGGAACTGCTGGAAGCAATGGACCACCTGGACGAGGAAATTGATTACCTGATTGTCGACACCGGCGCGGGAATCAATGACAACGTTCTTTATTTCAACCTGGCGGTACAGGAAAGGCTGCTGGTACTCACCCCAGAGCCGACTTCTCTGACCGACGCCTACGCGCTGATCAAGGTCATGAAGCTGCATCACGGAGTTGACAGGTTCAAGGTTATGGTCAATATGGCGCCTGACATGAAATCGGCAAAGGAAGTTTTCAAGAAACTCTACATGGCCTGCGATCATTTTCTGAGCGGAGTCTCGTTGGACCTGGTCGGAGTCATTCCCCGTGATCCCAACATGAGGAAAGCTGTAATAAAACAGACTCCTCTGTGCACGATAGCTCCGTCGAGCCCGGCATGTATTCAGATTGCAGAAGCGGCCAAAAAAATAACCAAATGGAAAGCGACGTCCGAGCTAGATGGAAATATCAAGTTCTTCTGGAAAAAGCTTCTCTTCCAGGAACAGTCCGTGGCTTGA
- a CDS encoding FliA/WhiG family RNA polymerase sigma factor gives MEISSSSGKSFSSRNSPWLDLESGATDWEDFSPADQEAIVRHYSPKIRIIALRMKSKLPQNVELGELISAGSLGLVESLGKFRPDLNIKFETYAESRVKGAMLDELRRMDWFSRGLRQRVKTIESCIRDLEHETGQTPTSEQIEEASGLSAKEVQQGLEALQNQLCVNLDAFNDNIPSNKDTAMDDEPFQSALFKETVDKVADLIDNLTPREKLVLSLYYGEELNMKETSEVMEITEGRVSQLHSQALKKLRQMFQDKYNSEP, from the coding sequence ATGGAAATATCAAGTTCTTCTGGAAAAAGCTTCTCTTCCAGGAACAGTCCGTGGCTTGACCTTGAGTCAGGGGCTACCGATTGGGAAGATTTTTCACCCGCAGATCAGGAAGCTATTGTACGGCATTACTCACCGAAAATCCGTATCATAGCTCTCCGAATGAAAAGCAAGCTGCCGCAGAATGTGGAGCTTGGAGAGTTGATCAGTGCCGGAAGTCTGGGGCTTGTAGAGTCGCTTGGCAAATTCAGACCCGATCTGAATATAAAATTCGAGACGTATGCTGAAAGCCGGGTAAAAGGAGCCATGCTTGACGAGCTCCGGCGCATGGACTGGTTTTCACGAGGCCTGCGCCAGCGGGTCAAGACCATCGAGAGCTGCATAAGGGATCTGGAGCACGAAACAGGACAGACCCCGACAAGCGAACAGATTGAGGAGGCCTCGGGACTTTCGGCAAAGGAAGTCCAGCAGGGACTTGAGGCTCTCCAGAACCAGCTCTGTGTCAATCTCGACGCCTTCAATGACAATATTCCCAGCAATAAAGACACCGCCATGGACGATGAGCCTTTCCAGTCCGCACTGTTCAAGGAAACAGTGGACAAGGTGGCTGATCTGATTGATAATTTGACGCCAAGGGAAAAACTGGTATTATCGCTCTATTACGGTGAGGAACTGAATATGAAGGAGACCTCGGAAGTAATGGAGATAACTGAGGGCAGGGTTTCCCAGCTACACTCGCAGGCACTAAAAAAATTGAGACAAATGTTCCAGGATAAATACAATTCGGAACCTTAA
- a CDS encoding chemotaxis response regulator CheY, with protein sequence MAIDYSMKVLVVDDFATMRRIIKNILRQIGFTNIVEADDGTTAWEALNKDDSIQFIVSDWNMPQMTGIELLRKVRASEEFADIPFLMVTAEAQQENIIEAVQAKVSNYIVKPFTPDTLGQKINKIFE encoded by the coding sequence ATGGCCATTGATTACTCTATGAAAGTTCTTGTTGTGGATGACTTCGCAACCATGCGTCGTATTATCAAAAACATCCTCCGCCAGATTGGCTTCACAAACATAGTGGAAGCCGATGACGGAACAACAGCATGGGAAGCTCTCAACAAGGACGACAGTATTCAGTTCATCGTTTCCGACTGGAACATGCCCCAGATGACCGGAATTGAACTTCTGCGCAAAGTAAGGGCCAGCGAAGAATTTGCGGACATCCCTTTCCTCATGGTCACCGCTGAAGCACAGCAGGAAAACATCATTGAGGCAGTTCAGGCCAAGGTTTCAAACTACATTGTAAAACCGTTCACACCTGACACTCTCGGCCAGAAAATCAACAAAATTTTCGAATAG